In a single window of the Deltaproteobacteria bacterium genome:
- a CDS encoding ABC transporter ATP-binding protein, whose product MSTLMIDIWQLRKVYDTPTGPAVIVEDFTLKAKEGEFICVIGHSGCGKSTVLSIVMGLNEPTSGNVIVAGKEVTGPGRDRGVVFQTAALLPWMTVRENLLLAIDQQDVHATKKEREQLADRYLTQVGLEGQGDRMPDELSAGMRQRVGIARAFAVEPRVLLLDEPFSLLDAFTRMELQDQLIDLWERTRKTVMMVTHDVDEALLLADRIVMMTNGPAARIGGILDVPLPRPRKRERILEDPAYYPARDQLLTFLETGVSPTSSMNRKDTKGEVSLASSSLSSHAVRHDPPAVLQSR is encoded by the coding sequence ATGAGCACATTAATGATCGACATTTGGCAGCTCCGCAAAGTCTACGACACCCCTACCGGCCCAGCAGTGATTGTTGAGGATTTCACTCTCAAAGCCAAAGAAGGCGAATTCATCTGCGTGATTGGTCACTCCGGCTGTGGAAAGTCGACAGTCCTCTCCATCGTGATGGGCCTCAACGAACCAACCTCCGGCAACGTGATCGTCGCTGGCAAAGAGGTAACCGGCCCTGGACGCGACCGTGGTGTCGTCTTTCAAACTGCGGCACTACTCCCGTGGATGACCGTGCGAGAGAACTTGTTGTTAGCCATCGACCAACAAGATGTTCACGCCACAAAGAAAGAACGCGAACAGCTCGCAGATCGTTATCTCACGCAAGTTGGTCTCGAAGGACAAGGTGATCGCATGCCAGATGAACTCTCAGCCGGTATGCGTCAACGTGTCGGTATTGCCCGCGCCTTTGCGGTGGAACCACGCGTGTTGTTGCTTGACGAACCGTTTAGTTTGCTTGACGCGTTTACCCGCATGGAACTGCAGGACCAGCTTATTGACCTGTGGGAACGCACGCGCAAGACGGTCATGATGGTGACACACGATGTCGATGAAGCACTGCTGCTGGCCGATCGCATCGTCATGATGACCAACGGCCCGGCGGCACGTATCGGCGGTATTCTCGACGTACCACTGCCACGCCCACGCAAACGTGAGCGCATTCTCGAAGACCCGGCCTATTATCCGGCGCGCGATCAGCTCCTGACATTTCTCGAAACTGGTGTCTCGCCAACTTCAAGTATGAACAGAAAGGATACGAAAGGTGAAGTGTCCCTGGCGTCTTCTTCCCTTAGCAGCCATGCTGTTCGTCACGATCCCCCCGCCGTTCTTCAGTCACGCTGA
- a CDS encoding ABC transporter substrate-binding protein, whose translation MRKDQPTSPRPFSRRQFLQVSGLTTLMTGLPATWAGRVFASDAPETPQIRIGIIALTDCSSIVMAYEKGFFKQHGLDVTVSKEASWAVIRDKLQLGENHATHMLYGMPYASTMGLFGAPVKPMIIPWVINYNGQGISLSKDLKEKGVRTPSDLKKMIDEEKAAGKEPRTFAMTFPPGTHAMWIRYWLGSGGINPDKDVSLITIPPPQMVANMKVGKMDGFCVGEPWNARAIADGIGFTAITTQAIWPNHPEKVCAFTAEFAEKNPKTVKAVLKGLHQASEFIDKLENRPEVAEIVSRPAYINCPKEIILGRLLGKYDHGDGSGEYEDKDYMRFFERGVNFPWKSHGVWWLSQFRRWGMVKGSSDYKGTVDKVHRPDIYREIAKEMGVVAPTEDTKAEKLLDGVAFDPAKPDEYAKAFTVNNVMEA comes from the coding sequence ATGAGGAAAGATCAGCCAACATCCCCGCGCCCGTTTTCTCGTCGTCAGTTCTTACAAGTATCCGGCCTGACCACATTGATGACTGGCCTCCCTGCAACCTGGGCAGGTCGCGTCTTTGCCTCCGATGCTCCTGAGACACCGCAGATTCGTATAGGCATTATCGCTCTCACTGATTGTTCTTCGATCGTGATGGCTTACGAAAAAGGGTTCTTCAAGCAACATGGCCTCGATGTCACCGTCTCCAAAGAAGCGTCGTGGGCGGTGATTCGCGACAAACTCCAACTTGGTGAAAACCACGCGACTCACATGTTGTATGGTATGCCCTACGCCTCGACTATGGGACTCTTCGGCGCGCCAGTCAAACCGATGATCATTCCCTGGGTCATCAACTACAATGGCCAAGGTATCTCTTTAAGTAAGGACTTAAAGGAGAAAGGCGTTCGCACTCCGAGTGATCTTAAGAAAATGATCGACGAAGAGAAAGCTGCTGGCAAAGAGCCGCGCACGTTTGCCATGACCTTTCCGCCAGGGACGCATGCGATGTGGATTCGCTACTGGTTGGGTTCCGGCGGCATCAACCCCGATAAAGATGTGTCACTCATCACCATCCCACCACCGCAGATGGTCGCTAACATGAAAGTCGGCAAGATGGATGGCTTCTGTGTTGGCGAGCCCTGGAATGCGCGCGCGATCGCCGATGGCATTGGCTTCACCGCCATCACCACCCAGGCCATCTGGCCCAATCACCCGGAGAAAGTGTGTGCGTTCACCGCTGAGTTTGCCGAAAAGAACCCCAAGACGGTGAAAGCGGTATTGAAGGGGCTCCATCAGGCCAGTGAGTTCATCGACAAATTAGAGAATCGCCCTGAAGTAGCAGAAATCGTTTCTCGTCCTGCCTACATCAACTGTCCGAAAGAAATCATCCTTGGCCGCCTGCTGGGTAAGTATGACCACGGCGATGGCAGCGGCGAATACGAGGATAAAGACTACATGCGGTTTTTCGAACGTGGCGTGAATTTTCCCTGGAAATCACACGGAGTGTGGTGGCTGAGCCAGTTCCGGCGCTGGGGGATGGTCAAAGGATCATCAGATTACAAAGGGACGGTTGATAAAGTACACCGCCCGGACATCTATCGCGAAATCGCCAAAGAGATGGGAGTCGTAGCCCCGACAGAAGACACCAAAGCCGAGAAACTGCTCGACGGAGTGGCGTTCGATCCTGCGAAACCAGACGAATACGCTAAGGCGTTCACGGTGAACAACGTCATGGAGGCGTGA
- a CDS encoding ABC transporter ATP-binding protein, with product MNLLELRHIEKSFTGRTEPVLADIDLSIPEGQFTAIVGCSGAGKTTLISLLAGLTIPDRGEVIFDGKPALEPGPERAIVFQNYSLLPWLTALENVALAVSAASPQLGRKEVIEQAQYFVDLVKLSAAAGKRPRELSGGMRQRVALARALAMEPRVLLLDEPLSALDALTRATMQDELARIWSEAKTTVIMVTNDIDEAILLADCVYSLTRGPRATLGRAIPVTLPRPRVRSGLSLKPEYQHARREIIRSLEGIKKHDVETLVAHEKVQSLPPNPQPLVANP from the coding sequence ATGAATCTTCTTGAACTGAGACACATTGAAAAAAGCTTTACTGGTCGCACCGAGCCGGTCCTCGCTGACATTGACCTGAGCATCCCTGAAGGCCAGTTCACTGCGATTGTCGGCTGCTCAGGCGCAGGTAAAACCACGCTCATCTCGTTACTCGCAGGGCTAACCATACCAGACCGTGGTGAAGTGATCTTCGATGGCAAGCCAGCACTGGAACCAGGGCCAGAACGCGCGATCGTGTTTCAGAATTACTCGTTGTTACCCTGGCTTACCGCGCTTGAAAATGTTGCGCTGGCAGTTTCCGCCGCGTCGCCGCAACTGGGGCGCAAAGAGGTCATAGAACAGGCGCAGTATTTTGTCGATTTAGTAAAGTTATCTGCCGCAGCTGGTAAACGACCGCGGGAACTGTCAGGTGGTATGCGCCAGCGGGTTGCGCTTGCTCGCGCACTGGCGATGGAACCACGTGTGCTGTTACTCGATGAACCTCTCAGCGCGCTCGATGCACTTACCCGTGCGACCATGCAGGATGAACTGGCGCGCATCTGGAGCGAGGCAAAGACTACAGTCATCATGGTCACCAATGACATTGATGAGGCAATCTTGCTCGCAGATTGTGTGTATTCGCTCACTCGCGGACCACGTGCCACTTTGGGCCGTGCCATTCCCGTTACGCTTCCCCGCCCACGAGTACGCAGCGGACTCAGTCTCAAACCTGAATATCAACACGCGCGGCGGGAAATCATTCGATCCTTGGAGGGGATAAAAAAACACGACGTAGAAACCCTGGTCGCCCACGAAAAAGTCCAATCCCTACCCCCTAACCCCCAACCCCTAGTTGCGAACCCCTAA
- a CDS encoding Rieske (2Fe-2S) protein, whose amino-acid sequence MASQQLSSKQVVNLGSIDFIPLGEGRAYKVGSIAVTVFRPRDGKLYATQSHCPHRQGPLADGIVGAGTVICPFHAWKFDLATGHCAAENVTLRTYPVYELDGQLFIEIE is encoded by the coding sequence ATGGCCTCACAGCAACTATCGTCAAAACAGGTAGTGAACCTCGGTTCGATTGACTTCATTCCTCTGGGTGAAGGCCGCGCTTACAAAGTCGGGAGTATTGCGGTTACGGTGTTTCGTCCGCGTGATGGTAAACTGTACGCGACGCAAAGCCACTGTCCACATCGCCAAGGCCCGTTGGCGGATGGAATCGTGGGCGCTGGCACCGTCATCTGCCCGTTTCATGCCTGGAAGTTTGATCTCGCCACTGGACATTGCGCCGCCGAGAACGTCACTCTGCGAACCTACCCCGTGTATGAACTCGACGGGCAACTCTTCATAGAAATTGAGTAA
- a CDS encoding GAF domain-containing protein, giving the protein MNALHDRLETLFSISTEICSTLQLDEVLQRVVAHACRLMDARIASLLLIDKDNSVLRPAATYGASEAYLALPDRDVAASFTGEVIKSGRPLYIPDVRKEDRFRLSALARQEGLCTLVSVPLRTKNDIIGALNIYTPELRHFDESDIRLLTLLASQSAIAIENARLHADEMEARERLRQSEKLAALGKLSAGLAHELRNPLNTVSMLMYAMAQELPPENSLCNDLRIVQGELRRMSLLIEQFLEFARPRPPHFQRDRLDEIMEETLLLIGPEARTRGVTIHKEWEKGLPQVWVDGAQIKQVFLNLLLNALQAMTRGGTLTVRLHVSGGSLLASIADEGGGIPPEVRENLFEPFFTTKAGGTGLGLSISQRIVEGHNGRLRLFSQPDVGTTAVVRLPL; this is encoded by the coding sequence ATGAACGCATTGCACGATCGACTCGAAACTCTGTTCTCCATCAGCACCGAAATCTGCTCGACCTTACAACTTGATGAAGTCTTGCAACGCGTTGTTGCGCACGCCTGTCGGTTAATGGATGCTCGTATCGCCTCACTGCTCCTCATCGATAAAGACAATAGTGTGCTCCGTCCGGCAGCAACGTACGGTGCGAGCGAAGCCTATCTTGCCCTTCCAGATCGTGACGTAGCAGCGAGCTTCACTGGTGAAGTGATCAAAAGTGGTCGTCCGCTGTACATCCCAGATGTGCGTAAAGAAGACCGCTTTCGCCTCTCCGCACTGGCTCGGCAAGAAGGGCTCTGCACGCTTGTCTCTGTTCCGCTACGCACTAAAAATGACATCATCGGAGCACTGAATATTTATACACCGGAGCTTCGTCATTTTGATGAAAGCGACATTCGTTTACTCACCCTTCTCGCGAGCCAATCAGCGATCGCGATCGAAAACGCGCGTCTTCATGCCGATGAAATGGAGGCCCGCGAACGCTTGCGCCAGTCGGAAAAACTCGCTGCCCTCGGTAAGCTGTCGGCTGGCCTCGCGCACGAACTACGTAACCCGCTCAATACCGTCAGCATGCTCATGTATGCGATGGCCCAAGAACTGCCGCCCGAGAACTCTCTCTGCAACGATCTCCGCATCGTGCAAGGGGAGTTGCGACGTATGTCGTTGCTGATTGAACAGTTCCTTGAATTCGCGCGTCCGCGACCGCCACATTTCCAACGCGATCGCCTTGATGAAATCATGGAAGAGACGCTACTCCTCATCGGCCCAGAAGCACGCACACGTGGAGTCACTATTCATAAAGAGTGGGAAAAAGGCTTGCCACAAGTCTGGGTTGATGGCGCACAGATTAAGCAGGTCTTTCTCAACCTCTTACTGAATGCGCTCCAAGCAATGACACGAGGAGGCACCCTCACTGTCCGCCTCCACGTGAGCGGTGGAAGTCTGTTAGCTTCGATTGCTGATGAAGGCGGAGGTATTCCACCGGAGGTACGAGAGAATTTGTTCGAGCCATTTTTCACAACCAAAGCTGGAGGTACCGGACTCGGATTATCGATCTCGCAACGAATCGTCGAAGGACATAACGGTCGGTTACGGCTCTTTTCACAACCAGATGTTGGAACCACAGCGGTGGTAAGGCTCCCCTTGTAA
- the bfr gene encoding bacterioferritin, which yields MKGSPEVIKTLNDLLRGELAAINQYFMHASLCNKWGYMRMYKTIYDESLEEMKHAEQLIDRILFLEGSPTVSDSVKVNIGKNVKEMLENDLALEKEGLPELRKAVSFCLEQADTGTRELIEHILVGAEEHIHWLESQTFLLQQVGYENYCAQQIQPA from the coding sequence ATGAAGGGATCACCAGAAGTCATTAAAACGCTCAACGATCTATTGCGGGGAGAACTCGCCGCGATTAACCAGTACTTTATGCATGCGTCGCTGTGTAATAAGTGGGGCTATATGCGGATGTATAAGACGATCTACGATGAATCACTCGAAGAGATGAAACATGCTGAACAGCTCATCGATCGGATTCTGTTCCTCGAAGGCTCTCCTACCGTGAGCGATTCCGTGAAAGTGAACATCGGCAAAAACGTGAAAGAGATGTTAGAAAATGATCTTGCCTTAGAAAAAGAAGGACTGCCAGAACTTCGCAAAGCAGTATCGTTCTGCCTGGAACAAGCCGATACTGGCACGCGCGAACTGATCGAGCATATTCTTGTCGGCGCAGAAGAGCACATCCATTGGCTTGAGTCGCAAACCTTTTTGCTGCAACAGGTGGGCTACGAAAATTACTGCGCACAGCAGATTCAGCCTGCGTAG
- a CDS encoding sigma-54-dependent Fis family transcriptional regulator encodes MTKILIVDDERNVHYSFRRVLGNEYTVTSAFSGKEAIQYVHDDDFQLVLLDVRMPGENGLDILQEIKALHPELPVIMMTAFASAETAIRSTTLDAEDYLIKPLDVDNLKQLITTILQRRQPELAAAATTLEMPMAGTVPMLGQSRAMQEVYKIIGKSAARDVTVLITGESGTGKELIARALHTYSSRFQNPFLAINCAAIPDTLLESELFGYERGAFSGAVEARPGKFELAQGGTLFLDEIGDMPILLQSKLLRVLQERELYRLGARESRHVDVRIIAATNQEPEHLIQVGRFREDLYYRLNVVRIALPPLRERGEDIPLLAEYFLKKHQQTDPQGPSGFSKAARQQLLAYPWPGNVRELENVIAQAVLNVRGSVIDVEDLMLTSDTVRTPRNAGELTDPSALTIDTLFEQEAGNVFAATERLLIAKALERTRQNQVQAARLLGVSRNVLRDRMKRYQLFDADSGEVPRRGVST; translated from the coding sequence ATGACAAAAATTCTTATCGTCGACGACGAACGTAATGTCCACTACTCTTTCCGTCGGGTGTTGGGGAATGAGTATACAGTGACCTCCGCGTTCTCCGGCAAAGAAGCGATCCAATACGTACACGACGACGACTTTCAGCTTGTCTTGCTCGACGTGCGCATGCCCGGAGAAAACGGGCTTGATATACTGCAAGAGATCAAAGCTCTCCACCCAGAACTCCCTGTGATTATGATGACAGCGTTTGCCTCAGCGGAGACCGCAATCCGTTCAACGACCCTCGATGCAGAAGACTACCTCATCAAACCGCTTGATGTAGACAATCTGAAGCAACTCATCACCACGATCTTACAGCGGCGGCAACCAGAGCTTGCCGCCGCGGCGACCACCTTAGAAATGCCGATGGCTGGCACTGTCCCTATGTTAGGCCAGAGTCGCGCCATGCAGGAAGTCTATAAGATCATCGGCAAAAGCGCGGCCCGTGATGTGACCGTCCTCATTACCGGAGAAAGCGGCACCGGCAAGGAACTGATCGCGCGCGCACTGCACACGTATTCGAGTCGCTTCCAGAATCCATTTCTGGCGATTAATTGCGCCGCCATTCCCGACACCTTGTTGGAAAGCGAGCTATTCGGCTATGAGCGTGGCGCGTTCTCTGGCGCAGTCGAAGCACGGCCCGGCAAGTTCGAGCTCGCACAAGGAGGCACGCTGTTTCTCGACGAGATTGGCGATATGCCGATCCTCCTGCAATCGAAATTGCTCCGCGTCTTACAGGAACGCGAGTTGTATCGCTTAGGGGCGCGTGAATCACGTCACGTCGACGTGCGGATCATCGCTGCCACCAACCAAGAGCCTGAACACCTCATCCAGGTCGGTCGTTTCCGTGAGGATCTCTATTACCGCTTAAACGTCGTACGCATCGCCCTGCCGCCGCTGCGCGAACGCGGAGAAGATATTCCCCTGCTTGCCGAGTATTTTCTCAAGAAACATCAACAAACCGATCCACAAGGACCGTCGGGATTCTCCAAAGCCGCCCGCCAACAGCTCCTCGCCTACCCGTGGCCTGGGAATGTGCGTGAGCTGGAAAATGTCATCGCCCAAGCCGTGCTCAACGTCCGTGGCAGTGTCATTGATGTGGAGGATCTCATGCTCACCAGCGATACAGTGCGCACACCACGAAATGCAGGAGAACTCACTGACCCTTCTGCGCTAACAATTGATACCCTCTTTGAGCAAGAAGCAGGCAACGTATTTGCTGCCACCGAACGGTTGCTGATTGCAAAAGCCCTCGAACGCACCCGCCAAAATCAAGTGCAAGCCGCGCGTCTCCTCGGTGTCAGCCGCAATGTGCTTCGTGATCGCATGAAACGGTATCAACTGTTCGATGCTGATTCCGGCGAGGTGCCTCGCCGGGGCGTCTCTACCTGA
- a CDS encoding NAD(P)/FAD-dependent oxidoreductase produces MSIAHRERLVVIGNGMAGARVVEEILQRDAQRFTITMFGAEPYGNYNRILLSNVLNGSQKIEETILNPLDWYAENHITLHTGVKARLIDRVRRVVIGNALFRHATPYGIDGCDPHGRFTEEPYDKVIIATGSRPFVPPLQGMGKPGTFLFRTLDDCEQIAHYAKHCRKAVVVGGGLLGLEAARGLLTHGVDVTVIEALPQLMAAQLDPESGELLKKTIEQMGIQVLLAKLSSQILGEERVTGIQFNDGTILDTDMIVVSTGIRPITETAKDSGLTVERGIVCDDQLRTNDPEIFAVGECVQHRGMIYGLVDPIWQQAKTIADVLTDVNPQATYLGSKLSTKLKVMGVELASMGDPRAIEPEDDVVVYREPSRGVYKRMVVRDKKLISAILLGETDTAGVLAQMFTLETAVPERRADLLFGTSTGAPILSVFDLPDQAQICNCNGVAKGKIKEAIMIGKCKSMSKVGAHTKAGTGCGSCKPLIMQLLEVYAGEVQEDPTEHYYVPGVPFTKPELIAAIKAKGLKSVSAVFRELASGKEDPGSKPGLASLLKSLWPHDYEDERDARFINDRVHANIQRDATFSVVPRIYGGVTSAAELQRIAEVAVKYNVPLVKLTGGQRIDLLGIKKEDLPSVWKDLGMPSGHAYTKAFRTCKSCVGTDFCRYGLGDSIALAQKIERRFQGLESPHKMKLATTGCPRNCSEAYVKDLGAVAIEGGQWEIYIGGAAGSSVRKGDLLCTVNTHDEVLKYMGRFMQYYRENAKYLERTYGFVERLGIERLRDILIEDKEGICARLDAEINAAVAAYKDPWLEAVEPVHASQFAEPVVVAPATR; encoded by the coding sequence ATGTCCATTGCCCACCGCGAGCGACTAGTTGTGATTGGCAACGGTATGGCTGGTGCCCGAGTTGTCGAAGAAATCCTGCAACGCGATGCCCAACGCTTCACGATCACGATGTTCGGCGCGGAACCGTATGGCAACTATAATCGTATCCTGCTCTCTAACGTCCTGAACGGCTCACAAAAAATCGAAGAAACCATTCTCAATCCGCTAGACTGGTACGCAGAGAATCACATCACGTTACATACTGGCGTGAAAGCGAGGCTGATCGATCGCGTCCGACGCGTTGTTATCGGCAACGCGTTATTTCGTCACGCAACTCCCTACGGCATTGATGGCTGTGATCCCCATGGGAGATTCACCGAGGAACCTTATGATAAGGTCATTATCGCAACTGGCTCGCGTCCGTTTGTTCCTCCCCTGCAAGGCATGGGCAAGCCTGGGACTTTTCTTTTCCGCACGCTCGATGACTGCGAACAGATTGCGCACTATGCGAAACACTGTCGCAAAGCGGTGGTGGTTGGAGGTGGTTTGTTGGGCCTTGAAGCAGCCAGAGGCCTGCTCACCCACGGGGTCGACGTCACGGTCATTGAAGCGCTTCCCCAGCTCATGGCCGCGCAACTCGACCCCGAGTCGGGTGAGTTATTGAAGAAGACAATCGAGCAGATGGGGATTCAAGTCTTGCTGGCCAAACTCTCTTCACAAATTCTCGGCGAAGAACGGGTTACCGGCATTCAGTTCAACGACGGTACGATACTTGATACCGATATGATCGTGGTCAGTACCGGTATCCGCCCGATCACGGAAACTGCCAAAGATTCAGGGCTGACGGTCGAACGCGGCATTGTCTGCGATGACCAACTGCGTACCAATGATCCTGAGATTTTCGCGGTCGGTGAATGTGTCCAGCATCGTGGTATGATCTATGGACTTGTCGATCCGATCTGGCAGCAAGCCAAAACCATTGCGGATGTCCTCACTGACGTGAATCCGCAAGCGACATACCTGGGATCGAAGCTCTCGACTAAACTGAAAGTGATGGGCGTTGAGCTGGCATCAATGGGTGACCCAAGAGCTATCGAGCCTGAAGACGATGTCGTTGTCTATCGCGAACCCTCACGTGGCGTCTACAAACGCATGGTCGTGCGCGATAAGAAACTCATCAGCGCGATTCTTCTCGGCGAAACTGACACCGCTGGTGTATTGGCGCAGATGTTTACCCTTGAAACGGCTGTGCCAGAACGACGCGCGGACTTGCTATTCGGCACCTCGACTGGCGCTCCTATCCTGTCCGTATTCGACCTGCCTGACCAAGCGCAGATCTGTAACTGCAATGGCGTCGCTAAGGGTAAGATCAAAGAAGCAATCATGATCGGCAAATGCAAGTCGATGTCCAAAGTCGGCGCCCACACCAAAGCTGGCACTGGCTGTGGCAGTTGTAAGCCGCTGATTATGCAATTGCTGGAAGTGTATGCCGGTGAAGTGCAGGAAGATCCGACTGAGCACTATTATGTTCCTGGCGTGCCGTTTACCAAGCCGGAATTAATTGCCGCCATCAAAGCCAAGGGACTCAAGAGCGTTAGCGCAGTCTTCCGTGAACTCGCGAGCGGCAAAGAAGATCCCGGTAGCAAGCCGGGACTCGCGTCGCTACTGAAATCGTTGTGGCCGCACGACTACGAAGACGAACGCGATGCGCGCTTCATCAATGACCGCGTGCATGCCAACATTCAACGCGATGCCACGTTCAGTGTGGTGCCGCGCATCTATGGCGGTGTGACCTCAGCCGCAGAGCTGCAGCGTATTGCCGAAGTCGCGGTGAAGTACAACGTACCGCTGGTCAAACTCACTGGTGGTCAACGTATCGACCTTCTAGGAATCAAGAAGGAAGATCTTCCTTCGGTGTGGAAAGATCTCGGCATGCCGAGCGGCCATGCCTACACCAAAGCGTTTCGCACCTGCAAGAGCTGCGTGGGGACTGATTTCTGTCGCTATGGACTTGGTGACTCAATTGCGCTCGCACAAAAAATCGAACGTCGCTTTCAAGGACTCGAATCACCCCACAAGATGAAGCTCGCAACTACTGGCTGTCCACGCAATTGTTCAGAAGCCTACGTCAAAGATCTTGGTGCCGTGGCGATCGAAGGTGGCCAATGGGAAATCTATATCGGCGGCGCAGCCGGTAGTTCAGTACGTAAAGGGGACCTGCTCTGCACGGTCAATACGCATGATGAAGTGCTGAAGTACATGGGTCGCTTCATGCAGTATTACCGCGAGAACGCCAAGTACCTCGAACGCACCTATGGGTTCGTTGAACGTCTCGGTATCGAGCGGTTACGCGACATTCTGATCGAAGACAAAGAAGGCATCTGCGCACGGCTTGATGCAGAAATCAACGCCGCTGTCGCTGCCTATAAAGATCCGTGGCTAGAAGCGGTTGAGCCAGTGCACGCAAGCCAGTTTGCTGAGCCGGTGGTGGTTGCACCAGCAACTCGCTGA
- the ntrB gene encoding nitrate ABC transporter permease, giving the protein MRIQHLKAIGFPLIGILSVVVLWSLLSATVAPDLPSPARSWEESKRYILEPFFKEGEMNQGIGRLAYYSLIRVAQGYFLAILIGTPLGFLLSLSRNFTQAFDPLIQILRPISPLAWLPLGLILFQKSEPAALFTIAVCAMWPTVINTAVGVRNINPDYLNVGRVLRLSRWQMLTKIIIPATIPYLFTGYRLSLGIAWLVIVAAEMLTGAVGVGGFLWQEYNSLVYSHIILAIVTIGLIGYLLDRLMAMAEMRFQRA; this is encoded by the coding sequence ATGAGAATTCAACACCTCAAAGCCATAGGATTTCCCCTCATTGGCATCCTCAGTGTAGTAGTATTATGGTCGCTGCTCAGTGCGACAGTCGCACCAGATCTCCCCTCACCAGCGCGCAGTTGGGAGGAGTCGAAACGCTACATCCTGGAACCGTTCTTCAAAGAAGGCGAAATGAACCAAGGGATCGGGCGACTCGCCTATTACAGCCTGATCCGCGTTGCCCAAGGCTATTTTCTCGCGATCTTGATCGGCACCCCACTGGGATTCCTGTTAAGTCTGTCGCGCAATTTTACCCAAGCATTTGATCCACTCATCCAGATTCTCCGCCCGATTTCGCCGCTCGCGTGGTTACCGTTAGGCTTAATCTTGTTCCAAAAATCCGAACCGGCAGCGCTTTTCACCATCGCTGTCTGCGCTATGTGGCCAACGGTGATTAACACCGCCGTCGGTGTCCGCAATATCAATCCGGACTACTTGAACGTCGGTCGCGTTTTGCGCCTGTCACGGTGGCAAATGCTCACCAAGATTATTATTCCAGCTACTATCCCTTATCTCTTCACCGGCTATCGCCTGAGTCTGGGCATCGCCTGGCTGGTGATTGTTGCGGCAGAGATGCTGACTGGCGCGGTCGGTGTCGGCGGCTTCCTCTGGCAGGAGTATAACAGCCTCGTCTATTCCCACATCATTCTCGCCATCGTCACTATTGGTTTAATTGGATACCTACTCGATCGACTCATGGCGATGGCGGAAATGCGTTTCCAACGGGCATAA